A region of Acidisarcina sp. DNA encodes the following proteins:
- the cyoE gene encoding heme o synthase codes for MIPITQEPNGLPVVGLAAASNADPVPAHGHAVHALHAPAAGETASRIADYRDLFKFRVTTMVVITAWAGFYLGSMMSGISSVQRGLLDTLIGIALVSAGSGALNEAIERKTDARMLRTAQRPMAAGRMSLAHGILLGMGCIAAGGAWLTVNTNPVTGTLTLLTAFTYVAIYTPLKRHTTLATFIGAFPGAMPPLLGWTAARGTIEWPAVALFSILFVWQFPHFMAIAWMYRDDYSRAGIRMLPVVHPNGKSTVFEALVYAVLMIPVSLMPVYLHMTGMAYGVVAAFLGLVYLAYTIRFSKITSARSMIESRMYARDLLKVSVIYLPLLLTAMMLNASGKR; via the coding sequence GTGATCCCAATCACACAGGAACCCAATGGCCTGCCAGTGGTCGGGTTAGCTGCGGCCTCGAATGCGGACCCGGTGCCCGCGCACGGCCATGCCGTTCACGCTCTGCATGCCCCTGCCGCAGGAGAAACCGCCTCCAGAATCGCCGATTATCGCGATCTGTTCAAATTCCGCGTGACCACCATGGTGGTTATCACCGCCTGGGCGGGCTTCTACCTGGGATCCATGATGTCGGGCATCAGCAGCGTACAGCGGGGTCTTCTAGATACGCTGATCGGCATTGCGCTGGTCTCCGCCGGATCGGGCGCACTGAACGAGGCGATTGAACGCAAGACCGATGCGCGCATGCTGCGTACCGCGCAACGACCCATGGCCGCTGGCCGCATGAGCCTGGCGCACGGCATATTACTGGGGATGGGCTGCATCGCCGCCGGCGGCGCGTGGCTCACCGTGAACACCAATCCGGTCACCGGAACGCTCACACTCCTCACCGCATTCACCTATGTCGCCATATACACGCCGCTGAAGCGCCACACGACGCTCGCCACCTTTATCGGAGCCTTCCCCGGCGCCATGCCGCCGCTGCTGGGCTGGACCGCTGCACGGGGAACCATTGAATGGCCGGCGGTCGCGCTCTTCTCCATTCTCTTCGTCTGGCAGTTTCCTCACTTCATGGCCATTGCATGGATGTACCGCGACGACTATTCCCGCGCCGGAATCCGTATGCTGCCTGTGGTGCATCCCAACGGCAAATCCACCGTATTCGAGGCGCTGGTTTACGCCGTACTGATGATTCCTGTCAGCCTTATGCCCGTGTATCTCCACATGACCGGCATGGCCTATGGCGTGGTGGCTGCCTTTCTCGGCCTCGTCTACCTGGCCTACACCATCCGCTTCTCCAAGATAACCAGTGCGCGAAGCATGATCGAATCGCGCATGTATGCACGCGACCTGCTGAAAGTGAGCGTAATCTACCTGCCGCTCCTGCTTACTGCGATGATGTTGAATGCATCAGGAAAGAGATGA
- a CDS encoding ATP-binding cassette domain-containing protein, with the protein MATMSEHPRTTSPESASSLAPVELDELTHNYGTRLALDHLSFRVERAQIFGLLGPNGSGKTTLFRILSTLMVPSSGHARIQGFDVRTEPNRVRQQTGIVFQASSLDIKLTVSENLKHQGHLYGLSGAYLKSRIDEVLGRVGLRDRAKDMVETLSGGMQRRVELAKGLIHSPSVLLLDEPSTGLDPGARRDLWQYLRTLRDEDGVTVLVTTHMMEEAEHCDRLAILNLGKLVALGSPFELKSQIGGDVISLETRDENVARAVADGIRDRFGVQASVLGHTIRMEREQGHRFVTDVVEAFPGQIDGISIAKPSLEDVFIQRTGHRFWNEVGSDASAAKEEEN; encoded by the coding sequence ATGGCAACAATGAGTGAACACCCGCGAACCACCTCTCCCGAATCGGCCAGCTCTCTGGCGCCGGTCGAACTGGACGAGCTGACGCATAACTATGGCACCCGCCTGGCTCTGGATCATCTGAGCTTCCGCGTGGAACGCGCCCAGATCTTCGGGCTGCTTGGACCAAACGGCAGCGGCAAGACGACCCTCTTTCGGATCCTGTCCACCCTCATGGTGCCTTCCAGCGGACACGCCCGCATTCAGGGCTTCGACGTCCGCACGGAGCCCAATCGCGTACGCCAGCAGACCGGGATTGTCTTCCAGGCAAGCAGTCTCGACATCAAGCTGACGGTCTCGGAAAATCTGAAGCACCAGGGCCACCTCTACGGATTGAGCGGAGCCTATCTGAAATCGCGGATCGACGAGGTGCTGGGCCGCGTCGGGCTGCGCGATCGCGCAAAGGATATGGTTGAGACTCTCTCCGGCGGTATGCAGCGGCGCGTGGAGCTGGCAAAGGGGCTGATCCATTCGCCCTCCGTTCTGCTGCTCGATGAGCCTTCCACCGGTCTTGACCCCGGCGCGCGCCGCGACCTGTGGCAGTATCTGCGCACCCTGCGCGATGAGGATGGGGTTACGGTCCTCGTCACGACGCACATGATGGAAGAGGCCGAACATTGCGACCGCCTAGCCATCCTGAACCTGGGCAAGCTGGTCGCCCTCGGTTCGCCGTTCGAGCTCAAATCGCAGATCGGCGGCGACGTCATCAGCCTGGAAACGCGCGATGAAAACGTAGCGCGTGCTGTTGCTGATGGAATTCGCGACCGCTTTGGCGTGCAGGCATCTGTCCTCGGCCACACCATCCGCATGGAGCGCGAGCAGGGGCACCGCTTTGTAACCGATGTGGTGGAGGCCTTCCCCGGACAGATTGACGGCATCTCCATCGCCAAGCCCAGCCTGGAAGACGTCTTTATCCAGCGCACTGGCCACCGCTTCTGGAATGAAGTTGGTAGCGACGCATCCGCAGCCAAAGAAGAGGAAAACTAG
- a CDS encoding ABC transporter permease — protein sequence MATVAHTAPTPAKISTPGILLPSYSLWLREIVRFFRQRARVVGVIASPLLFWLLLGSGFAHNFRTGSSDSSQSFGFYFPGSVALIVLFTSIFSMMSLIQDRNEGFLLSVLAAPVSRSAIVLGKVLGGTTLAAVQGVVLLVFAPLIGVHMTVETVGLAVLVTLLMSFELTALGFAIAWPMDSPQAFHAVVNLILLPLWMLSGSLFPASGSSGWLRLVMHLNPLTYGVDALRNALFPATPTDFPLSVNLAVTVGFCLLSFGTSWAIVNRRTNKPAA from the coding sequence ATGGCCACCGTTGCTCATACCGCACCAACACCGGCAAAGATCTCCACGCCCGGAATTCTGCTTCCGTCCTACTCGCTGTGGCTGCGGGAGATTGTCCGCTTCTTCCGCCAGAGAGCGCGAGTGGTTGGCGTCATCGCCTCTCCGCTTCTCTTTTGGCTCCTGCTGGGTTCGGGTTTCGCGCACAACTTCCGTACGGGAAGCAGCGACTCATCGCAATCCTTCGGCTTCTACTTCCCCGGCTCCGTAGCCTTAATCGTTCTGTTCACCTCGATCTTCAGCATGATGTCTCTCATTCAGGACCGCAATGAGGGCTTCCTTCTCTCGGTGCTGGCTGCGCCCGTCAGCCGCTCCGCCATTGTGCTGGGCAAGGTGCTTGGCGGAACCACTCTTGCCGCCGTCCAGGGAGTCGTGCTGCTGGTCTTTGCGCCGCTGATCGGTGTCCACATGACGGTCGAAACTGTTGGGCTCGCGGTGCTGGTGACCCTGCTGATGAGCTTTGAGCTCACCGCCCTGGGTTTTGCAATCGCGTGGCCGATGGATTCTCCCCAGGCCTTCCATGCAGTCGTCAATCTCATCCTTCTGCCGCTGTGGATGCTCTCCGGATCGCTCTTTCCCGCGAGCGGCTCCTCGGGATGGCTGCGCCTGGTCATGCACCTGAATCCATTGACCTATGGCGTGGACGCGCTGCGGAATGCGCTCTTCCCGGCGACTCCCACGGACTTCCCTCTCTCCGTCAATCTGGCGGTGACTGTGGGCTTCTGCCTACTGAGCTTCGGGACGTCGTGGGCAATTGTGAACCGCAGGACCAACAAGCCTGCAGCCTAA
- a CDS encoding single-stranded DNA-binding protein, with amino-acid sequence MAKSVNKVILLGNVGKDPEVKFLPSGSAVANFSIATTERFKDKGGEWQDKTEWHNLTAYGKVAEIIRDYVKKGSKLYVEGKLTTRSWDDKESGKKVYRTEVIVADLSLLSGRGEGEGGGGSYARSSNTASFDQRPSAPAEDYGHAAEITDDDIPF; translated from the coding sequence ATGGCAAAGAGCGTAAATAAGGTCATTCTTCTGGGGAACGTAGGCAAGGATCCCGAGGTGAAATTTCTCCCCAGCGGCTCCGCTGTCGCAAATTTTTCGATCGCCACGACAGAACGATTCAAAGACAAGGGCGGCGAATGGCAGGACAAGACGGAGTGGCACAATCTGACCGCCTATGGCAAAGTCGCCGAAATTATCCGCGACTATGTGAAGAAGGGTTCCAAACTGTACGTCGAAGGCAAACTCACCACGCGCTCCTGGGACGATAAGGAGAGCGGCAAGAAGGTGTATCGCACCGAGGTGATCGTTGCCGATCTCTCCCTGCTGAGCGGCCGGGGAGAAGGCGAGGGCGGCGGCGGAAGCTATGCCCGCAGCTCGAATACCGCATCCTTCGACCAGCGTCCTTCGGCCCCCGCGGAAGATTACGGCCACGCCGCCGAAATCACCGACGACGACATTCCTTTCTGA
- a CDS encoding DUF420 domain-containing protein, with product MQVTESSTHKPVAAILAVSAVAVLFLLWLIYVHHAPAEFANRLRFLPALNALLNGLSAVALIVGFGFILRKNIAAHRASMITAFVFSSLFLVSYITNHALHGDTRYPGHGTIRTVYLLILLTHVLLSVVVLPMILTTFFFSLSGRIPQHRKIARFTLPIWLYVSVTGVVVYFMLAAAVR from the coding sequence ATGCAAGTTACGGAATCGAGTACCCACAAGCCCGTCGCAGCGATTCTGGCCGTCAGCGCCGTGGCAGTCCTCTTTCTGCTCTGGCTGATCTATGTGCACCACGCGCCGGCAGAGTTCGCGAACCGGCTTCGCTTTCTGCCGGCGCTCAATGCGCTGCTCAATGGCCTCAGCGCCGTCGCCCTGATCGTTGGATTCGGCTTCATCCTGCGCAAGAATATCGCGGCTCACCGCGCATCGATGATCACGGCTTTCGTCTTTTCATCGCTCTTTCTGGTCAGCTACATCACCAACCATGCTCTGCACGGCGATACGCGCTATCCCGGCCATGGAACCATCCGTACGGTGTACCTGCTCATCCTGCTGACTCACGTGCTGCTCTCGGTGGTGGTTCTGCCGATGATCCTTACAACCTTCTTTTTTTCGTTGAGTGGCCGCATCCCGCAGCACCGCAAGATCGCGCGCTTCACGCTGCCTATCTGGCTGTACGTCTCGGTGACCGGCGTTGTGGTCTACTTCATGCTTGCGGCGGCTGTACGGTAA